The region aGAAGTAAAGGGTGGACTCCTTGAGCGGTCTCGTGGTTTTTTATCCTTCAGCATCGAAGGGGTTTTTCCACGTATAAATTGGTGTGTcttgtttgtgatttattatgggttgattgaattgtttaattggttggttGTCTTGATTGTTTGACTTTGTGAGTGTCGTAGAGACCTCTGGCGATCTTTTTCAAAGTGGTATCGAGACGAGGGTTTAATTTGTCACATTATGGAGTCGAGTAGTAGCCATTCGATGGTAAAAATTGACATCAACTAATTATTCTATTTGGAGACCTATGATGGAAGACTTGTTATATTGCAAGGACTTGTATGACCCAATTGAAAGCTGTCACCAATTCGATGGTAGTGTTTCTAAACCATCTAAACCGGGATAAGATGGAAGAGAAAAGAATGGATAAAGTTGAAAAAGAAAGGCTTTTGGGGACTATTAGGCGATGGGTTGATATCGGCATTTTTCAACCATGTATCACAAGAGTCGACCCATATGATTTGTGGAAGAAATTGGGAGGTCTTTATGAGCGGAAGGCGCTCATAATAAAAGCTTCTTTGATTAAGAAACTTgttaatttgaaattgaaaagtGGGAAGTCCGTTTACGAGCATCTTAGTGACTTCGAGGATATTATTAACAAGTTGACTACCATGAAAAATTTGTCTTGATGATGAGTTGCGAGGGCTTTGTTTctattgagttctttgcagAGCGGTTGGGAAACCTTGGTTGTGACTATTAGTAACTACGCTCCGGATGGTGTTCTATCTTTGGATGTCATCAAAGAAAGCATGTTTAATGAGGAAATTAGAAGAAAGGAGATGGGAGTTGATAATTCACGAGGCTCTTGTTGTTGAGAGCAGGAGGAAGAAGCAAGAGTAGGGGTTTCAAAAAGCCACAATAACCCAAGCGAGGTCCAAGTCCGATTGATGGGAAGAATGTGACTACATGCCATTATTGCAAGAAGCACTGGTCAGTATCAAGAAGTATTGTTTCAGATGCGAAAGGGAGCAGGAGGAAGAAGAATGACTCACATAAAGAGGAAGATGACAAAAACAACTGCGTGACATGACTTCTAAGAGTGATGATGATGTTACTTTGATTTGTGCAACTTTTTGAGTGTTATCATGTTGATAGTTCGGGACTCGAGTGGCTTGTGAGATCACGAGTGCTTCATACCATTGTGTTCCTAGAAGGGACTACTTCATGAACTACCAAGTGGTGATTTTTGGTAGTGTTAAGATGGGTAACGAGAGCTCGGCAAGCATTGTTGGTTTAGGTGATATTCGTGTGAAGACTAGTCTTGGATGCATACTTACATTGAAAGGAGTGCGCCATATTCACGATCTACGCCTTAATTTGCTCTACGCTAATGTGCTTGATCAAGAAGGCTTCAGACACACCTTTGGAAATGGCAAGTGGAAGCGTCGAAAGGTTCTATACTTGATTGCGAGGCGAGTTGTGTTGCTCTTTGTACAAGacatatttgagtgtatgttACGATGAAATTAATGCGAGTGGAAGATAAGAATTCCCCTAATTTGTGGCACGAAGATTGGGACACATGGTGACAAGGGTTTAAAAATGTCTAGCGGGTAAATCTCTCATTCCTGTTGATACTACGGTTGCTCTTGACCCTTGTGATCATTGATGCAGCGGGGAAAAGCGACATAGAGCTTCTTTTTGCTAGGGAAGTCTACTAGGGAGGCAAACTAAAGTGGAGCTTGTGCACTCCGATGTACGTGGTCCCATTGAGGGTGGAGTCAAATGGTGgcaacaaatatttttgttaccttCGTTgatgatgctactagaaaaaaacttgggtttacATGTTGAAGACCAAGAGCCAAGTGTTTGAGACATTCGGAAATTTCATGCTATGGTGGAAAGGGAGGCGGAAAGAAAAATTGAAGTGCCTCCGTTACGACAATGGTGGTGAGTATACTTCACATGAGTTCAGGGAATTATTGTTCGCGACAAGGTATTCGACATGTGAAGGCAGGTTCACGGCACTCCACAACATAATGGTGTTGCGAGAGAGGATGAAGCGAGAACCATTGTGGAGAAAGTGAGATGTATGTTGAAGATGTCGATCTACCTAAATCATTTTTGGGCGAGGCGGTGAAAGCTGCAGTTTATTTGATCAACAGTTCTCCATCTATTCCTTTGGGTCTTGACATTCCGAGAGAGCATGGAAGGGATGTGATCCCACATATTCACATCTTAGAGTCTTTGGATGCAAGGCATACATGCATGTGCCGAAAGATCGGGAGATTGAAGCTTGATTCCAAGACTACTCCATGTGTGTTTGTTGGCTATGGTGATGAAGAGTATGGGTTCGGGGCTCTATGATCCCGAGAAGCGAAGGTAGCGAGAAGCGGAGATGTAGTGTTCTTTGAGCATGAGATGGGAGCAAAACTTTTTAAGGGCAAGGTATCATTCTAACTCAGATTCGTTTATTGATACTCATGATGACTCTTACGTTCCTACTACATTTTACGTTGAACATCAACACATGGCGATCTTGATGCAACACATGATGGTATTGAGGAGGTACAAcctgatgttgatgatgatgtacCACGGTTTGATGATGCTCGACGAGATGATGAAGAGGTTCATGGCGGGTGGAACAACCTACTTCGCCCGATGGATGATGTTCGATTAGAAGGTCGACCCGGGAGATCGTAAACCTTCTACAAAGTATCCAAGCACGGATTACATCTTAGTCAGTCGATGAGGGGGCCGAGAGTTTCAAGAAGCATTGTCTAGTGAAGATAAAGATCTTTGGCTCGAGGGCTATGAAAGAGGAGATGGATTCTTTGAAGAAGAATCGAGACCTATGAGTTAGTGAATCTTCCTAGAGGCAAGAAAGTCTTGAAAAAGCAGATGggttttcaagaacaagaaagatgGTGAGAAGATAGTGAGCGGAAAGCTCGATTGGTGGTCAAAGGATGCAACAGGAAAAAGAGGCGTTGActatgatgaaatttttttctcctcattgTCAAGATGACTTCTATCGGAAGCTGTTTTAGGGGTATGTTGCAAGTCTTGATCTTGAGTTGGAGCGACTTGATGTAAAGGCGCTTTTTCTACATGGTGACTTGCATGAAGAAATCTACATGGAGCAACTTGAAGGCTTTTGAAGAAAAAAGGGAAGGAAAGACTTGTTTGCAAGTTGAAGAAGAGTCTTTATGGGCTTAAAGCAGGGCACCAAAGGCGGTGGTATCGGAAATTTGATTCGTTTATGACAAGTAATAGTTATAAGCGGACTCTGCGAGATCCTTGTGTGTATTTCGAGAAAGTTCCacggtgacaacttcattatccttctttttgtatgtagatgatatctTTGATAGTTGGGCAAGATTCGGTGATGATTAGCAACTTGAAGAAAGATTTGTCCAAGTCGTTTTGACATGAAAGATTTGGGTCCTGCAAAGCAAATCTTAGGCATGGAGATTGCTCGTGACCGCAAGGCTAGAAAGTTATGGCTATCTCAACAAAAGTATATTGAACGTGTGATTGAAAGGTTCAATATGAAGCATGCTAAGCCTGTTAGCACACCACTCGCATTACATTTTAACTTTGAGTAAGAGATCTTGTCCTACAGACGGAGAAGGAGAAAGCAAGTATGTCATCTATTCCTTATTCTTACTGCTGTTGGTTCCTTGATGTATGCTATGGTGTGTACAAGGCCCGATATTGCACGATACATTGGTTTGGTGAGCAGATACTTATCCAATCCAGGTAAGACTCACTGGGATGCAGTGAAGTGGATCTTCAGATACTTGCGTGGCACTTCCAaactttgtttgtgttatggaGGTGGCAAACCTGTTCTTGAGGGATATCTGAGATGCAGGGACATGGCGGTGATCTTGATAGTAGAAAGTCTACTTGAGGTTATGTGTTCACACTTTCGAGGGGAGCCATTTCTTGGCAATCAAATTACAAAAAGTGTGTGGCCTTATCGACTCTTGAGGCGAGTATATAGCAGTTTGTGGAAGCAAGTAAGGAAATGCTTTGGTTGAAGAGGTTTCTCCAAGAGTTGGGTTTGGAACATGGTGAGTATGTGGTGATACGTGATAGTCAGAGTGCTATAGATTTGAGCAAGAATTCCATGTATCACGCCCGCACCAAGCATATTGATGTTCGATATCATTGGTTGCGGaatattattgaagaaaaaagatGATGAGGCGAAGAAAGTTCATACAAATAAGAATGGATGCGAGACATGTTAACCAAAGTGGTTCCGGGAAGCAAGCTTGATGTTTGTGTCAAGCTTGCGGGTATGAAACTTCAAGTGGTGATTGAAGAGTGTTCATCTTCCCGTGTTGAGGGTTTGGAGGGAGATTGTTATGGAGTCCGAGCCCATATTTGCAATATTTCATAttgctttttgttgtttatgttgggCCTTTTATGTTGGACTTGTTATGTCTTATTTCTTGGGTCCATTTGGCATTGATATTAGGGTTTCAAGAGAATCTTCTTTTGGTGATTTTTATTCTTTGGTTTTGGGCTGTACAACATGAAAAAGGCGGGACTgacaatcaaagaagaaaagagaaagcttaAGAGGGGTTTTGTTATTCCCGGTTTTGTGTGCGCAGTTTTTGATCAACTCTACGATCGGAGGTGCTCCCGTGGTCCGATTTTTGCTCAAATTTGGCCAGCTTGTTCCTGACAAGAAGGGCTTCATTTTGAACAGTCGGATCGTCCTCAGGTGCTCTGGTTTTGGTCGAAACGCAGCTTTAACGAGACCAGCAGTTTTTGGGTGATTTCTACACTTTTTTTGCTctatcttgatctcttattgtTCTTGAAAAATTGTTGGTGGGTTGTGAATCCTTTGTTGGCTGATTTGGGGTTCTTTTGCCctcaatttatcaataagaGAAGTAAAGGGTGGACTCCTTGAACGGTCTCGTGGTTTTTATCCTTCACATcgaaggggttttccacgtataaATTGGTGTGTGctgtttgtgatttattatgggttgattgaattgtttaattggttggttGTCTTGATTGTTTGACTTTGTGAGTGTCGTAGAGACCTCTGGCGAtcttttcaatatttaataCAAATTCTCCTTTTACAGGGTGGTTATGTATGTTTTTCAAAAGACATCTCCTACCACAATTCAAGCTACTTCAAggttttagtttttatagataaacaaatatatttttttgattttctcTAAGATTTACCTTATTCAGTTGTATTCGCTATTGGTATAAATAACAATCGAGAGATCATTATTTAACAGTTGTCATTAAACActcctaaattttaaaaaactgagTACTTATTTTGAgaacttattatatatatatttatatctcagttttcataaaaatatggtcaaaatatcaaaatgatcccTTTATTTTAcgttttccgcccttttagtccctttaatataaaatttatcttttttgtcattgtatttgcacatttatgtccttttggtctctctaatTGACAGATTTGCCCTTTTGATCTTTCCCGCTAATGAATTGGAAGGacaaaaatgtgtaaatacgagaACCAAAAGGGTAGATTTTACAACTAAAAGATGAAAATGCGCAAATACGAGGATCAAAAGGATGGATTTTATATCCAATGGACTAAAAGGGTGGAAAGCACAAAATAGAGgaactaattttatatttaaaccaaattaaaaaaaaaaggtttaattgcTGTACAGGTCcttgtgtactttctgcccttttagtccttctaattttttttaggtacaattaaatccTCATATTTGGTCGAGTTTGGTCGTTCTAGTCCACtgcaatatttttatatgcaaTTAAATCCTTACAATTTACACTTACCCATCTACACCGcggactagaatgacccaactcgactaaatataaggatttaattatacataaaaatattgtaaagaCTAAAAAGACAGAAAATACATAATTAGAGGGACATGTATAacaattaaaccaaaaaaagaaatagtgacaatttataaATTGCTTATCAAAATCTTCAGGCCTAATAACTCATTCCTTGATTTTGGGCCGGGCTTGGTTTTCTTTCAGCCCGCCAAATCAAAGAGCTTCAGCCGTCGGATAGGAGGCATGTGAATCGTTGGATCTAGGGATTTAGGGTTCCGGGTTTATATAAGAAGAGGAAAACCACCCCCTTCTcgttttctctcttttctagggttttttggATTTCTTCGATTTCGAGCGGAGAAGCCTGCGAAGATGGTGCAGCGGCTCACGTACCGGAAGAGGCATAGCTATGCTACGAAATCTAATCAGCATCGCGTCGTCAAGACCCCTGGTATCGTTTTCTGGCTTTCCAAAGATCTAGGGTTTGTCTGGgtctatatttttttgtgattaatttgCGATCAAGGTTTTGATTTGCTTGATTTGCAGGTGGGAAGCTTGTTTACCAATCCACGAAGAAGAGGGCGAGCGGGCCTAAGTGTCCAGTTACTGGCAAGCGGATCCAAGGCGTATGTGGCTTGCATCTTCATTTCTTTGCgcaattaattcttttttttttttttacttttgtttggtGCCTCATTGTTAGGGTTTAAATGAAATTAGATTACGTATggaaattttcaatttgtttgttttctttgaatgcATCTTACCAATTATTATAGACATGGTTAATCTCAACATTGatgttatattatatacaaaGTTTATCAGTTTGCAATTCATGTGTTTAAAAACCTTCACACTGGTATTGCAATTGAGTTGTCTTCTGATGTAAAGTGATTATAGAGTTTTATGATGTAAACTTAGTATACATTGTTTGTCTAATTGTTATCTTGAGTTACCTTAAGGTTCcaaatttgtttataaatgggtttgtttgtttgtgatgATGTAAAATTGACTTAGGGTATCATGATGTGAAATGAGCATAAATTGTTCCTCTTAATTGTTATCTTACAAGTTACCTTTAGGCTTCATATTGTGATGCAAGACACCAGagtaaaaagaaattgaattgAGTTGGAGATAGGTTAGTAGCATCACACTAGCAAGATTTTAGTAATCATCCCTGAACTTTATAGGCATCACACCTAGGTTTGGTTTGTATTTCACAAAACCAGGAAAAGAAGTTgattttccaaaaaatatttattgcccTTCTTTCATTAAAGCCCTATTTATAGAGGTTTGTGGTTCATGATGTAGAAAACAAGACTCTTAAATTCCCGCAAGAACCCAAGGGATGCACATGGAAATCAACAAACTTAAACAgcctaataaatatttaaaacttctAAAGCAACTCACTTTAGTAactactccctccgttcctttttatctgtcgtaaataaccgaatctcacataccaagaaagttagttatttcacataatttaataaaaaaatggttattttttcaaaattacctctaatttatatcttcacatttctctctcatattaaatttcaagaagggaattgaatagagtgttagggtatttttggaaaaaaaaataaataaatgctttttgatattcaaaaatgacagataaaaactaacatgggtttatgacagataaaaaagaacggaacggagggagtagtATTGAAGGCTTTTTACTTTGATTGGAAACTAAAAAGGCACTTGAGTAGAACAAACATGGGCTTTGATCTCTGGTTTCTCTTTCCTTTGACGAGTCTTCAAACTTCAAAGgatgttttcattttgcatcaaaTTGTTTACATAtgggtttgtttgtttttgtgatgtgtaatgcatgttgtttttgttaagtGTTTGGTACTGCGTTAATGCAGAACCATTTGAATGATAGTCTGGTCATATATTAAAAGAATGAACATGGGAAAATGCTCTTTTCCATTTGTGATGTCTCTGTATTGTGTTATGGCATCCCTTTATTTTGGTGTATTTAATATGATATGGTTCAGAGAAAGATTGTTCTTCACTTTTTCTATCCATTCAAGTATTTCCTGCTAAAGATTGGTAGCAGTAGAATGCCAGCAGCTCTagtttagaaattaaaatatctttttttttttaatgctgtATCCTGATTGTATAGATTATTTACACCTGAATTCTTAGTAGATTTCAGTGGgccttatcttttttttataaataaataaataagtgatcATACATATATGGTAATTGACCATATTGTGATCAAGTGTTGTTGCATGTTGGGAATTATACACGATTTTGACTGTGTGTTTCTATTGTTCAGATTCCTCACCTAAGACCTGCTGAATACAAGAGATCCAGATTGTCTAGAAACCGGAGGACTGTGAATCGTGCTTATGGTGGTGTGTTATCTGGAAATGCTGTAAGAGAAAGGTTTGTGACTTTTGTTCGAGTGGAAAACCTGTCTGATTTTGATGGTTGCTGGCCTGTGCCTAACATGCATGTTtcactctttatttttttcttgtaggaTTATTCGTGCGTTCTTGGTTGAGGAGCAGAAGATCGTGAAGAAGGTTCTGAAGATCCAGAAGGCAAAGGAAAAACTAGCATCAAAGAGCTAAATGCTTAAAAAGAGAATCAGAACACTATGCTTTTTGTTTAGTTGGAGAAAAATTTTGACTCGATGCCAATTTgacaaatgatgatgatgatgatgatgatgatgagtgttTGGAAGGATTGTAGTTCCATTTCATATTATGGGTTTTTATGGACTGTTTCTTATATTAGACAActtcaatattttgttttgaaaaatttcCCTTCTATTTG is a window of Dioscorea cayenensis subsp. rotundata cultivar TDr96_F1 chromosome 5, TDr96_F1_v2_PseudoChromosome.rev07_lg8_w22 25.fasta, whole genome shotgun sequence DNA encoding:
- the LOC120260467 gene encoding 60S ribosomal protein L34; this translates as MVQRLTYRKRHSYATKSNQHRVVKTPGGKLVYQSTKKRASGPKCPVTGKRIQGIPHLRPAEYKRSRLSRNRRTVNRAYGGVLSGNAVRERIIRAFLVEEQKIVKKVLKIQKAKEKLASKS